In Osmerus mordax isolate fOsmMor3 chromosome 16, fOsmMor3.pri, whole genome shotgun sequence, the genomic stretch AGGTATTACACATAATATTTGAAGATAAAATGACGAAATTTCccgactaattcaaagaacctTGAGGTTAGGGTTCAGTAAAAGGAGTAATTTCATGTCAACTCCCTGAGCTCATACGTTGACCCCCTTCCCTACAGGAAGCCACAGTGTTCTCAGCTGTGTTACCCCACCAGTTGTATGTTTAACCTATAAAATTGAACTATGCTTTATCTGCTACTGTCAGATCTGCTTGACAAACACAGCACATCATTCTTAAGACTGCTTAATTACCTTAGTTATGTTTTGTAGGGCTGTTCTGGCAGATACaagcccctttgtcactggtcacaGGGACATTTGCACCAAAGGGACTGTAATGTTAGATGACAATCACACCTTCTAGCACAAACCACTAgaggtggtctcaacagttgaagaggaaggtgtaCTGAGGATGACTGAAATTATAATTAAAAGGTGTGTTCATATGAATATAAttctaaacagcttttaatatcatgtttgatatgtttttgtttcttattttatgtattacatttgAAAAATACTTTTAGTATTGTAAAACGTATATTCacagggtttacagagtttCTGCATGCAGAAGTCCAAAATGGGTGTATGGCGAAGCTATACTAATCACTTCGAGTTATGTTTACTATACGAGCTCCGGTGCGTTAGGCGGCAAGTTTTATTGTGATTACTTTATTTAATGATTGCTCGgaaggtatgttttgtattgatttatttcattattattattatgtaacGGTGGATATAAGTACATATCCATTGTAGAAATTAACGGCTGATTAGTGAATAAGCTTACTTTACGGTTGTTTCCCAGATGCATACGATTCTCATCTACGTCAGAGATTCATGTCCTTGACCGTTTAGCGCTCGAGGTTACGGGTAATAGTATGCACATTTCGAAATTGGAGTCATATAATGAGTCACACTCCCTGTCGTCAATTTGCGGAAATGCACAAGCTCCCCCGCTTAACAGTTTCTACGACATCTCTGTAACAAATGAATAACCCTTATCTACTATTGTCATTAAAGAAATAAGTTTTagaaataaaacacaaacagaaaggTAATGTTTTAAATAGCTAAAGTTGTTGGCTGGACACAGTTAAAATAGCTGTAATAGAACATCATTTAGCTGCACAATTTAGTTGTTGGATTTCGTTGAATTGTGTTACATTTAAAACTTGAGCAAGGACACTTTTGGGTTCAATAAAGTGCAGTGTCCTTCGAATACAAAATGACGAaagccagggggaggagcctggtgtTTATCTGTTGCGTTATAAGCTTTGAGTCCAGATGTGCTCGATAGGTTCAAGAGGAAAGTATCATGGGGTTTTTGCTGCCACTCCTGCTTGCTCTGGTAGCGTCAGTCCTAGGAGGGCTCTATCTCCTGGGATCATTCCGTCGAAGGCGCCCTGGAGAACCCCCCTTAGATAAGGGACCTATCCCTTGGCTTGGCCATGTCCTGGAGTTTCGCAGGGACACTGCAAAGTTCCTGGAGAGAATGAAAGTAAAACATGGCGATATTTTCACAGTGCAGCTGGGTGGATTTTACTTCACATTCCTCATGGATCCCCGCTCCTTTGGTAATATTGTAAAAGAGGCCCGCACAAAGCTGGATTTCAACAAGTTCGCAAAGCAGCTGGTAGAGAAGGTTTTTGGGTACTATTCCATGGAACAGGATCACAAGTTTCTGCAGTTGACAAGCAACAAGCACCTGATGGGGGACGGTCTGGTGGTTATGACCCAAGCCATGATGCATAACCTGCAGAACCTGATGTTGTACGAAGTGGGCAAATCTGAGGACCAAAAGACCTGGATAGAGGCTGGACTTTTCATGTACAGTTACAACATAGTATTTAGGGCTGGCTACCTTGCCCTGTTCGGTAATGAGACACCCAAAGCCTCAGGGAGCTTAACGAAAGCCAAGGAAGCTGACAGAAGACAATCTGAAGAGCTCTTTCAGGAGTTTCGTAAGTATGACCAACTGTTCCCCAAGTTGGCCTATGGGGTGTTGCCGCCCAGTgagaagagggaggcagagcgcCTGAAGAGGCTGTTCTGGGACATGCTGTCAGTGCAGAAAGTGAAGACCAAGGACAATATAAGTGGATGGGTGCGTGATCAACAGCAGGTGAGGGAAGAAAATGGGATGCAGGAGTTCATGCAGGACAGGTACATGTTCTTGTTGCTGTGGGCGTCTCAGGGAAACACTGGGCCATCCGCCTTTTGGCTGCTCCTCTACCTCATGAAGCACCCCAAAGCCATGAAGGCCATCCAGGCAGAAGTGGAGGAGGTACTGAAGGAGTCCGGGCAGGAGGTGAAGCAAGGCGGCCCACTCATCGACTTAACCAGAGACATGCTAATGAAGACTCCCATCATGGACAGCGCTGTAGAGGAGTCTCTGCGTCTAACTGCTGCCCCCGTCCTCACGAGGGCCGTGCTCCAGGATTTGACCCTTACGATGGCAGACGGACAGAAGTTCCATATCAGGGAAGGCGATAGGGTATCCCTCTTCCCTTACACTGCTGTTCAAATGGATCCAGAAGTCCACCCTGacccacacacatttaagtacgACCGCTTTCTCACATCAGATGGGAGTAAAAAGACCGATTTCTACAAGGGCGGAAAGAAGCTGAAGTTTTACAACATGCCATGGGGAGCTGGGGTCAGCATATGTCCAGGTCGCTTCTTTGCCACAAATGAGTTAAAACAATTTGTTTTTCTCATGCTCATCTACTTTGAATTTGAGCTTAAGAATCCAGATGAGGAAATGCCTAAGATTGATACCAAACGCTGGGGCTTTGGGTCCATGCAACCAACCAAAGATATTCAATTTAACTACAGGCTCAGGTTCTAGAATGTGCTTGCCAAAGCTATTAATGTAACTTTTAAATATTGTAGCTTTTAATATGAATGCTAACATTGTGTTAACCTACGAGAATGCATATAATTAACATGAATGCTTCTACTTTTTCTAACCTctaatcacatttacatttagacatttagcagatgctcttaaccagagcaacttacagtaagtacagggacattcccttgaggtagggtgaagtgccttgcccagggacacaacgtcatttatttTTAATAAACATGCTTCCCTTTATtatgttttccttttttcatTACTGCTTAGTTGATATAATGTAATATTTGGATTTGTATAAATTTAGGCTGTTTCAGTATCACTTTTTCTTTCTTAACTGaactgaatatatatatataaatagagagagagagagagagagagagagagagagagagagagagagagagagagagagagagagtgagtgagtgagtgagtgagtgagtgagtcattTGGGAATCAACAGAACCAAAACAGCTACCAAATGTAAATACCTAGTCTAGAAAGCAAGACTGGAAAGAATAATGAAAGTTCCAAAAATTCACGCATGGCCCAGATGTGTCAGTTTAATTATATAATTGGGTTaccaggaagacaggaagacaaACTTAGCCAAGCTTGTGAAGGTTTctaagaaaaaaaactgaaaatgcCAAGCGCCATTAAACTCTGTGGGAAGAATTTCACCTGATAGTAATTTTCTCTTGTTTTTCACAAGATTTCATGATAACTGAAAAGTATTCAAAGTACCAAGCCTGCTCCAGGACGTGGTTAACTTGTTTCTGAATTTACACTGAGTCCTTAGTGGTTCTGAGTCATTTGTTTCCACctttatttacattacatttacatgtattcatttagcagacattatCCAAagagacttccaagagagagctttacaaaagggcataggtcaatgatcacaaaaaacgagatagccccaaaaacattgtgggtagccaaaacatgaagcatacattgtggaaagaaaataagtgccaatgggaagaaacataagagcatgtagttaaacaagttacaattaaacaacatgaacctcaaaagtgcaagagtgtacctgtaggaaagcaagtgtacctgtaggaaagcattCATATCATTTTGTTCTTTGGAAATGAACACAATGGTAATCTGACTTGTGTGGCCTGCATCAAAAAAACAATGTGGAGGTTGGTCTTGCCATCTGAACTCCCACGAACACACATTGTTAAGTCACAAGGTTGTGGGGGGATCAGAACATCTTCAGGGTGAATGAATGAGCTGTAACAGAAACCATCCTGGATGAAATAAACAAATAGTGGAATCCCAGTCATGGAGCGACCAAGAAGAAGAACAATGGGTCTATTGGCATGAGGCTGGACTCCTGAGTATCCTGCCTGTACTTGGTGGTGAGGGGTTTTGAAGAAAAATGACCCATTGTCTTGCTTATCCTGCTTCTGAGCCTGTGCAGCTAAACCAAGTCTCTGGAAGCCATCCCAGGATGCCCTACAGTGGAGAATAGTTCAACCTATGCTACCCATGGAGAGGTAGGTTCGTATTTTTCCTGTGTGCTTTATCTGGTCTGTAATACTATAGTTGCTTCAGAGATTAAGCAAAGTGTTTGTGACATTTAAATATAGCTCACATTTGGTTTTGAAACTGTCTGTCAGTCGTTTCCTTGGTATCATGGTTTTGACTCTGTGAAGCAATATTCTATGGAGTTATTGAGTAGTTGTTCCAAAACTGCATGTCCTAACCATGGTCCTAACCAGTGTGGGGGTAACGCGTTACAATAATCAGATTATATTTGTCTGTAACGCGGAAATGTAACGCATTACTGTTGATAACTTCAGTAATCGCATTACAGTTAGGCCTACTTATCAAAACAAATCATGCGTTAGTtgtagaaaaaaacaacaaatcaaaccTCCCATTACAGTACGTGTGTTTGCGTAACATTTGACTTAACCCCAGAGTTCAAGAGGCGAAACAAGAATTGCAGAGTCGCTTAGGACGTCttttgagggatggaggtatgCACATTACTAACTACttattatatggcaacgacagtatatacagacatataataagtaagttctgattggctaatgggtagtcatgccagccgcgtattgacctcctcgcccatagacatatatacgtGTATATGTCTATGTCCTTGCCGGTCTGATACGGATTTTTATTGCCCTCtgacgtcatcttcaaaatgagcgatatcgaggagtcagagttttactatccagatgataATGAAGACAGCAACAGCGACAGTTTTATAGCAGTTTTATTTTTAGACATTTTGCTTACTGCTAGTACTGTAGCCTTGTTATGCCTGATAAGCTTTAAGGTTGATGTTCACAACTCTTTTGTCAGTTTTGTGgtattaaaaagtataaaagagaGATCTTGTTTTGAGACATTTTGCTTACTGCTAGTGATGTAGCCTTGTTATGCTTGACAACTTTTAGGTTGATGTTCACAACTTTTTTGTCAGTTTTGTggtattaaaaagcataaaagaGAGATCTTGTGTATGTCCTCACTATAATAAGAATTTGAGTTGAATTGGGCATGTatatagggggtcagatggctgagtggttagggagtcgagctattaatcagaaggttgttggttcgattcctgtccgtgccaaatgaagttgtgtctttgggcaaggcacttcaccctacttgcctcggggagaatatccctgtacatactgtaagtcgctctggataagagcgtctgctaaatgacttaatgtaaatgtatatggtACATATATTGTTATTTGGCAAGTGCATCTCATGTGATGTTAAAgagtaatccaaaagtaatgtaACTAGTTACTTTCAGCAGTGAGTAATCTAGTAAAGTAAAGCATTACTTAAAAACTAACTAGTAATGTGTAATCTATTACTTTTTTGAGTAACTACCCCAACACTGGTCCTAACTTAACACACATTTTAACACCATGCCCATTGTACTGTAGTTATACAGTTCAAAGCTTCTTACCCTGCCTTATTATTCAAAATTCAATCGTTTCAAtcttttttacagttttttacaatcactttgacacaaatttcagaaccttgatgtcctttttcaaaactctaGATAAAAAACTTGAAACAGTCATTACTTGTAACACAGACTGTCACATGTTCAAAGCATTGCCTTGTATGTTCATATCTTTAAAGACACCTAGCGCATGCAGAATCATTAGTTCAAATAACAAATTTATCATGAAATACCATAGGAACATTCACTTAGATCATCCACACACAAGATACCCATAGTTTCACCATGTAGTTGTTTGTACAATCATTAAATATAGTACTACAAAATATGTGATACATGTTTCATAAGATACTTTATCACCATAAATGGACTAAGAGAGAATACTATAGACAGTGGAATCATTGAGCAAAATCAGAAATGTCTTGATGAAATACAATCAAATTACaacatttctttgtttttttgtatcAAAGCAAACATAATGAGCTACAAAAGAAAACTATGCTACAGTACGTAAAACATGTACTGCAATGTTCCTCACCTggctaaaaaacaaacaaacaaagcaaaacAAAGGATTGATTACTCTCCTACATTTCCATCAACCCTGTCTTGTGAATTTGGCCACAAGTTTTCATCCACATCGCTAAAGATGATTTCATTTGACAACATCTCTGAAAGAATCTCGGCATAAATTAGTGGCAAAGTGATTATAAAAAACTGTAAGAATGAGTGCATGGGTGTCTACTAACTGAAATGAAGAAAACCCTTAAAAATGTCCATTAGTACCAGCAGGGGGCTACCAGAACCACAGCTCACAGTATGGACATTTTATTCTGTCTAGATCAGTGATGTTAATGACTGCTTTTATTGGAGTCAATCTGTTTCCTGTAAATAATATACCACGCAACTATAATCAAATACACTTTAACCATCTGAACTGATTATGGGTCACGCCACACTACACTAACCACAGGATCGTGATAAGGTGACAGAAGTTGCAAGTAGCCATAATGAAGATCATTTACAGTACACCATGCCAGCCATTGTTGCATAAGATAACACCAAGAAAGAAGGAGGAGTTGCTGGCATTATGATGGAAAGCCTGCAGTCTAGATGCCAGTAGCTCAAGTTCACTGAGCTGGTGTTTCTGCCCTTGCACTGCACTACTaaactgaggaggaggaggagcgtcgGCAAGCCCATCTCTACTGGTTCTGATGACCCTGAGTAGGTCTCATGCTCCTTGGGGCTTGCCCAGATCAACCCACGACATGGTCAGCTATGACAAGATAATGTCAAAAGATGAAGGACTGCAGGCTCTTGGCAGAAAGGCTTTGTTGTCTgtagctgttttttttttggagggGCAACTGTAGAGGCTAGTGTTGTCCTGATCAGGAGTTCAGAAGCCATTCATGGAGGCGGGTGATGGGAGCAGGCAGGAGACTAAAAGAGCATGTACGTTTTTGCACAGCGGCTGCCTGACTGTGATATTATGTACGAGCCACTTTTTCAAAATCATATGTTATCCTGAAGCAACATGATTAAAAATCTTATCTACACAGACGTAAACTGTCTGTAATATTTGTCCAAGTAACGTCTATATTTCTGGATGTCCAGTGGAAAACATAATTCTCGTTACGGTTAGGCATGTACTGTAGCTCATTGTAggtcaaggttagggttagttgaaTAAATGCTTGGTCATGCGGGGATCAATGCCTGTAACCGGCCTCAAAGGTTGTGAAATGTACAGTATCTCCTTATGAGTTTCACAAGATTGACGGGAAGACTTAATTAATGGCAATATATCAACCTTGAGGAAGATGTCCAGTCGAATAAGATGATTGCACTTACATATAAATGAACTTGCTGCCTCTTGTTCACTGTAAACTGATCTGACTGGTGCTTTCTTCTGAGTTGAAATGGAAGAATTGGATGCTTCTCTGGCATTTTTCATGCATTTTTACGTTTCTTTGATATGGGCCAGAAGGACTATGCCAAGCCGACAAGTCTCAGGACTTGCCAAAGCAAATGTGGGCAAGAAATGAAGTGATGAATGttttcatacatttttcatACTGAACTTGCGAAGGAGAATCCACCTTGAAAACTATTTGGGGATCAAATCCCTGCTTTTGTTGTCATCATGTAACCTTGAGATATTTTACAGTGAGCAGGATGCTTCATTGGCCTGAAAGACACAGTCTGCTGacactacattacatttaaactAAAACCCACAACAGGCTCAGCATATGCTTTTCATTACATATCCACAAGTGCCATGAGCTTACATACAACATGAAtggaacatacagtatattcattCTCATGATTTGTCAACCTTGTAGGAAATGTTAGTCCTCAAATTCCATCTCCTGCCATGGTTCTTTGTGGAGATGGTTGGGATGAAAAGATCCATTTGAAAGTCTCAAGTGTCTTAGGGTGTTTATAAGATCTGGGGACAGTACAACCAAACCTCCTGTTAAGATAGACAGCAGGCCCAGATTATTAGAGGGGGGACTGATTTATTTCTCACTGGACTGTGGAAATGTGCTCTGCTTCTTTTTTGTAGGCTTCTTTTGTTTAAACTAATTGTATAAAGTCACAGCAGCCTACCTACTATGTGAGAGCAAGGGCATCGTTTGTAGGGTTTAACCTCTCACCAGTCATGCTGAATTTCTTCAGAGTTGTCTCTAGAGCAAATGTAAATATTATTTCAATTAAATGATAGACTGGATGTGTACCATGTGTCCAGTAACATCTACATCTGAAAGACAATGTAAGCCTGTGTCTGTTAACCTAGCTGTTAGCAGATTATGGATCATATCAGGTCCAACATCCAAGCACACAGCAACTGCTGGATTCCTTGTTGACTGCAGTAGCAGACATACAAGCTCAGCCGATGGAAGTTATTTTTCTGGGGGTTTATGTTGGCATCCACCTCAAGGCTCTTCAGCCCAGTCGCTTCAGTGGAGTGGAGCCTCAGTCAAACTGGCACCggactctctctcccagggggTAGGATAGGGCCTGGTTGAAAAACGGGAGAAAAGTGAACAAATGCGAGAGGACTGCCGCCACTCTCAGGCAGCCTCTGGGACACCCCCCCGCTCCGCCTGGGAAAAGCAGTTGGGTggtgagaggggaggcgaggggttGTGCACAGAAGTTGCATGCTTTTTTTACATGGTGTCTTCAGTCACTCTTTTGtccgggagggaggggtgggttggaggggtgggttggggggTTGTGTTGAAATCACATGGCCAAGCTCGATCCGTTACGTAAATGCAAACCTCCCTGGCACCCAGTCGGCTGCCATCAACTTAGTTATGCAGATAACTCTTAGGATGACATTGGCAAGGGCTGAGGAGAATGGCTGAGATGTTCCCTTCTCCATGGGGCTCCACAGCATCATCTGAACTTGACTGTAAACAACTGTCATTGACCCTCTGGAAGGTGACACTGAGGCTAATGAGCATTCGAGCCCTGAGCAGTCCagatccatcatcatcatcagtttTGATCTTCGTAAGAGGGGCTCTCCAAGCCAGTATGCAGTACGATACATTTTAAACACAGTGTTGTTTTGCACAGCTGACGGTAATGCAGATCCTTTCCCTTCAGGTGCTTTATCAAGTCTTTGCCACACTGCGGATCTAGTATAAAAGTTGACATAATGTGTCATGTAGGTACGATTTTGATACTTATAGATCAGCACCAGGAAATCGAGAGGGAGTCCTTGCCTTGGGTGATCGGTATCCTTTGAGTGGCAGCAAGACTTTGGAGCAGAGACATGTGATCCCACTTTGAAGAGACACGTGATGGTTTGACTGTGTAGCACCCCTCCTGAGGATAGCACATGGCCGCCAAGCTGAACCCCAAATGCTCTCGTTGTTCCAGCagcatcccctctcctccttgcccGTCTTCCCCAGCAGGGCTTCATGCAAAGCCGCTTCTCctcagagggagagtggggtgtTTGGAGGCGAGGCCTGGGGTGGGGcatgagggggggaaggggggggcgggggaaggagggggaagatCCTGCAGGCTCAGCTGGCTTGGTTTCAGACACAGAACCCACTCAGCCTCATCCCTCACACAGCCTGAGGATCTTAGCACAACACCAATatgatctccctctctctcacacacgcacacacacacagttccattTCCTTAAAGCTCTCTTCCCTTCAGACGTCCACACAGCATTCAAATACAACCGTAAGCTGCACTATGGCAGTGCATACTGAATCTTTTTCATGGGTGAACATAGTGCAAAAGCCATAACTATCTTCCATTACATCTACCTCAGAgcctttctgtgtgtctctacacTAAAATTGCTTTGTAAAGGACGAAAGTCAATTCCCAGATTACAGATGATAAAAATGACAAATCTGCAGCTGGCACAACTTAATTTCTCAATCAATGAGATAAATAGGACATATACCTGCTTTGTATGAAggcatatttaatttaattatgaTTCTTGGCATCAGAGAGGTATATTCAGAGGGATACTGTTTGTCATATAGTAATAATATGACAATTGTGAAACAGACCAGATACATTGTAATACAAGCCAGATAGCATTGACTGAAGAATTCCTTTTCAATTAGAAGCAGTAGGGTCCTAGCATTGGGCCTCCTATCACTGTTTATTCTAAGTCATCTTTGTCTAGAAAAATATGTGCAAAGGTTCATACTGTATGGTATATATAAGTATTATGTTTATATGTGTATACATGGCTATATATTTTTGTGAGTAACAGATATTGAGGtgaataggctatatatatCAATGGTATTTTTGTCAAGATTACATATGTGTGCTACTGCGTTCCAAAGCCTGACAAAAAGAACACAGCataaacatatacagtataaagaACGGAGTttaaacatatacagtataaagaATTGAGTttaaacatatacagtataaagtTGGAAAAGGCGTGGAAAGGAGCCTAGAGATACCTGTCTGCTTGTCCAATCTCTGGCCACATGCCTAGATGGGATGTCTAAATATTATGACACTTAATATGACTAAGTATACCTGTTGGATACATTCAAGCGGATCTGCTCTGAGGCAATGTGTTTTATCTCTGCAGGCAACTTATGTCCCCAAAAcctccagtctctctgtcccccattCATATTTGTGAGGTCATCATCTGTTACCATGAGTAAGCTACCTGTCAACTATTctggtggagtgtgtttgtgtgtgtgtttgtgtaagagagtgagagtgagaaatggggaggagagagtgtatacagtgtgtgttaaATTAGCTTGAGAGTCATGAACAGCATGTCTATTTAAGTGTAAACTGCATACTTATGTCTCACACACCAACATTTTAGTGTATTGTAACTTGAAACTTCATGCATTCTTTTAAATCCTAGTACTTTTGAGGTAATCACGGGGAGGCATTGAGCAACACCAGTGTTCAAGAGAAATAACAGGCTACATAATCTACTGTGTTACTTATGAGTGTTGAGCAAAGGGGGTGGGAAGAGGTTGGGGGGGCGCGTGTTGCCACTAACAAGCTCCCTCAGCTGGGTGTTCATTTCAATCTGCAGTCAGATGTCCTCAAGTATGACCTCTTGGATGAGGGTCACTTGCCAGTGGAggattctttttattttttcggCTTCTCTTTTTTTATACTTCCTACTTGGGCAGAAGGCTGGCGTAATAGAAACCAGACACAAGTCAGAATGTGAGGCATTCACAGGAGGGAGACCTCAGTTCCTCTGCGAGTGTGGAAATAGGATAAACCCAGCAACGGCTTTGCTCAGCCTGATAGGATGTTGATTTTCTTACTATGATGCAAGACTGAAGTAGTCAACAACTGAAGGACAAAGCATCAGGATGGATCTTCCATGCCCTACAGGAGAAGTTGCATGGGTTGTCTAGAGACAGCAGAGGAAATGTGATCAAAATTCAGGATGGCCAGTGCGTGTGTCAGTTGTCCAGGTGGGTTCTGTCAGTTTTATCTTGACACAACATGCTACTTCTAATTCTGTTGAACTATTCAACAGAATTAGT encodes the following:
- the LOC136958504 gene encoding 5-beta-cholestane-3-alpha,7-alpha-diol 12-alpha-hydroxylase-like; protein product: MGFLLPLLLALVASVLGGLYLLGSFRRRRPGEPPLDKGPIPWLGHVLEFRRDTAKFLERMKVKHGDIFTVQLGGFYFTFLMDPRSFGNIVKEARTKLDFNKFAKQLVEKVFGYYSMEQDHKFLQLTSNKHLMGDGLVVMTQAMMHNLQNLMLYEVGKSEDQKTWIEAGLFMYSYNIVFRAGYLALFGNETPKASGSLTKAKEADRRQSEELFQEFRKYDQLFPKLAYGVLPPSEKREAERLKRLFWDMLSVQKVKTKDNISGWVRDQQQVREENGMQEFMQDRYMFLLLWASQGNTGPSAFWLLLYLMKHPKAMKAIQAEVEEVLKESGQEVKQGGPLIDLTRDMLMKTPIMDSAVEESLRLTAAPVLTRAVLQDLTLTMADGQKFHIREGDRVSLFPYTAVQMDPEVHPDPHTFKYDRFLTSDGSKKTDFYKGGKKLKFYNMPWGAGVSICPGRFFATNELKQFVFLMLIYFEFELKNPDEEMPKIDTKRWGFGSMQPTKDIQFNYRLRF